The following coding sequences lie in one Armatimonadia bacterium genomic window:
- the ligA gene encoding NAD-dependent DNA ligase LigA, with translation MLTEEIRQEAERLRNEINEHNYNYYVLDAPVVSDAEYDRLFRRLQELEGQYPELVTADSPTQRVGAAPRTDLPQFRHEVPMMSLQSLFEEEEVRAFDRSVRETVGDAVTYMGEPKFDGLSIELVYENGVLVAAGTRGDGTIGEDVTDNLRTVKTVPLRLRGTYGLPVPSLLEVRGEVYMPLAGFEEMNLRREEAGEALFANPRNAAAGSVRQLDSTITASRPLALVSYALGRTAGIEIETQEEMLGKLAQYGFPVNDLCRLCHSVEEILEYHAHLEELRDSLPYEIDGAVFKVNEFALREELGVRSRDPRWAIAYKFAPRQETTVVVDILASVGRTGSITPVAVLEPVQLGGVTVSRASLHNQDEIDRKDVRIGDTVVVQRAGDVIPQIVKVVLEERPPEVTPFRLPDRCPVCGTPVQREAGDPITRCPSLDCRAQIEGRIEHFASKGALDIEGLGEKWVAIFVQEGLVRHLPDIYDLRKEQLVVLERMADRSAQNLLEAIERSKHTTLPRFLVGLNILHVGEHVAEVLAEGLGSLEAIMNAPLERLQTIHEIGPQIGESVQRFFADEGNRRVVQQLLNRGVTFEEQAPAEGERTLAGMKFVLTGALEGFTREQATEEIQKRGGRVTSSVSKSTDYVLVGAEPGSKYDKALQLGVKTLNEAQFRELLNQQGPAGEQPRLL, from the coding sequence ATGCTGACAGAGGAGATCCGGCAGGAGGCTGAACGCCTCCGCAATGAGATCAACGAACACAACTACAACTACTACGTCCTCGACGCCCCGGTCGTCTCTGATGCCGAGTATGACCGCCTGTTCCGACGCCTGCAGGAGCTTGAAGGCCAATACCCCGAGCTGGTGACCGCAGACTCGCCCACACAGCGAGTGGGCGCGGCACCGCGAACCGACCTGCCCCAGTTCCGGCACGAAGTGCCCATGATGAGCCTGCAGAGCCTCTTCGAAGAGGAGGAGGTGCGAGCCTTTGACCGGAGTGTGCGGGAGACGGTCGGCGACGCCGTCACCTACATGGGTGAGCCGAAGTTCGACGGCCTGTCCATTGAGCTGGTCTACGAGAACGGGGTTCTGGTGGCTGCGGGCACTCGCGGCGATGGAACGATTGGCGAGGACGTGACCGACAACCTGCGCACGGTGAAGACTGTGCCGCTACGCCTGCGCGGGACTTACGGGCTGCCGGTCCCCTCGCTGCTTGAGGTTCGCGGCGAGGTGTACATGCCCCTCGCAGGCTTCGAAGAGATGAACTTGCGGCGGGAGGAGGCCGGTGAGGCGCTCTTCGCCAACCCTCGCAACGCCGCCGCCGGGAGTGTGCGCCAGCTTGACTCGACGATCACAGCGTCTCGGCCGCTGGCGCTCGTGAGCTATGCGCTCGGCCGGACGGCGGGCATCGAGATCGAGACGCAGGAGGAGATGCTCGGGAAGCTGGCTCAGTACGGCTTCCCGGTGAACGACCTGTGCCGCCTCTGCCACTCGGTGGAGGAGATCCTGGAGTACCACGCTCACCTGGAGGAGCTTCGCGACAGCCTGCCCTACGAGATCGACGGCGCGGTCTTCAAGGTCAACGAGTTCGCCCTGCGGGAGGAGTTGGGCGTGCGCTCACGCGACCCTCGTTGGGCCATCGCCTACAAGTTCGCCCCGCGACAGGAGACGACGGTCGTCGTCGACATCCTCGCCAGCGTCGGCCGCACTGGCTCGATCACCCCGGTTGCGGTGCTGGAGCCGGTGCAGCTTGGTGGAGTGACCGTGAGCCGCGCGAGCCTGCACAACCAGGACGAGATCGACCGCAAGGACGTGCGGATCGGCGACACGGTCGTCGTTCAGCGCGCCGGAGACGTGATCCCGCAGATCGTCAAGGTGGTCCTTGAGGAGCGGCCGCCGGAGGTTACGCCCTTCCGGCTCCCCGATCGCTGCCCGGTCTGTGGAACGCCGGTGCAACGTGAGGCGGGCGACCCGATCACCCGCTGCCCGTCGCTGGATTGCCGGGCGCAGATCGAGGGTCGCATCGAGCACTTCGCCTCCAAGGGCGCGCTGGACATCGAGGGCCTTGGGGAGAAGTGGGTCGCCATCTTCGTGCAGGAGGGGCTGGTGCGCCACCTGCCGGACATCTACGACCTGCGCAAGGAGCAGTTGGTGGTCCTGGAGCGGATGGCCGACCGGTCGGCGCAGAACCTCCTCGAGGCCATCGAGCGCAGCAAGCACACCACGCTACCGCGGTTCCTGGTGGGCCTCAACATCCTGCATGTGGGAGAGCATGTGGCCGAAGTCCTGGCGGAGGGACTGGGGAGCCTCGAAGCCATCATGAACGCGCCGCTGGAGCGGCTGCAGACCATCCACGAGATCGGCCCGCAGATCGGCGAGAGCGTCCAGCGATTCTTCGCCGACGAGGGGAATCGGCGTGTGGTGCAGCAGCTCCTCAACCGAGGGGTGACCTTTGAGGAGCAGGCCCCGGCAGAGGGTGAGCGGACGCTCGCCGGGATGAAGTTCGTCCTGACGGGGGCGCTGGAGGGGTTCACGCGCGAACAGGCGACGGAGGAGATTCAGAAGCGCGGCGGGCGGGTGACCTCCAGCGTGTCCAAGAGCACCGACTATGTGCTGGTCGGTGCGGAGCCGGGCTCCAAGTACGACAAGGCCCTGCAACTGGGCGTGAAGACGCTCAACGAGGCGCAGTTCCGCGAGCTGCTGAACCAGCAAGGGCCTGCCGGCGAGCAGCCCCGGTTGCTGTAA
- a CDS encoding FAD-dependent oxidoreductase — MSEPRRIVIVGGVAAGPKAAARARRLDPQADITIIEKSDIISYAGCGLPYYVSGVVEDRKALMASALGVVRDAAFFAQSKHVKVLTRTEAVAIDRERKEVQVRDLATGQTASLPYDKLVLATGAEPVAPPILGADLQNVLRLKRIEEADAVRARIGTGACPQVVIIGGGLIGMEMAEAITECGKAVTVIEMLPQLMGMLDSDLSGLVEKRLREHGVTVMTSTRVERLEGDAEGKVSRVITSAGELPAQLVLLSIGVRPKVTLARDAGLEIGPAGGIKVSATMQTSDPDIYAAGDCTEKLNLLTGETMLMPMGSVSNKEGRVAGTQVVGGEASFAGIVGTTVLKVFDWNVGRTGLSTAQAEKLGLDFVSATVGGGDKPHYYPGSKPIVLRLLADRKTRRLLGVQGVGPGDVVKRIDVAATALTGGLTVDQVADLDLGYAPPFSEALDILIHGANLVRNKLDGTVAGLPAVDLKAMRDAGEDFVLVDVRTPGEFATGRLAGAVHIPLGALGSRSGELPRDRPLVLYCKSSLRAYEAYRILTGQGFEGMSILEGGLLAWPYEMETGD; from the coding sequence ATGTCTGAGCCCCGTCGCATCGTGATCGTGGGCGGTGTTGCGGCCGGTCCGAAGGCAGCAGCCCGTGCCCGTCGTCTCGACCCCCAGGCAGACATCACCATCATCGAGAAGAGCGACATCATCTCTTACGCCGGCTGTGGCCTGCCCTACTACGTGTCGGGAGTGGTGGAGGATCGCAAGGCGCTAATGGCCTCGGCGCTGGGTGTGGTGCGCGACGCCGCGTTCTTTGCCCAGTCCAAGCACGTCAAGGTCCTCACGCGAACAGAAGCCGTCGCGATCGACCGCGAGCGCAAGGAAGTGCAGGTGCGTGATCTGGCCACCGGCCAGACCGCGTCGCTTCCCTACGACAAGCTTGTCCTCGCCACGGGTGCCGAGCCCGTGGCGCCGCCGATTCTCGGCGCAGACCTGCAGAACGTGCTGCGGCTCAAGCGCATCGAGGAAGCCGACGCCGTCCGTGCAAGGATCGGAACCGGAGCCTGCCCGCAGGTGGTCATCATCGGCGGCGGACTCATCGGGATGGAGATGGCCGAGGCAATCACCGAGTGCGGGAAAGCCGTGACGGTGATCGAGATGCTCCCGCAGTTGATGGGGATGCTAGACTCGGACCTCTCGGGCCTAGTTGAGAAGCGGTTGCGAGAGCACGGGGTCACGGTGATGACCTCGACCCGTGTGGAGCGGCTGGAGGGCGACGCAGAGGGCAAGGTGTCCAGAGTCATCACCTCCGCCGGCGAGCTCCCCGCGCAGTTGGTCCTGCTGAGCATCGGGGTCCGGCCAAAGGTGACGCTGGCCCGCGACGCAGGGCTGGAGATCGGTCCTGCCGGGGGCATCAAGGTCTCGGCGACGATGCAGACCTCCGACCCCGACATCTACGCCGCGGGTGACTGCACGGAGAAGCTGAACCTGCTCACCGGTGAGACCATGCTCATGCCGATGGGGTCGGTGTCGAACAAAGAGGGCCGCGTCGCGGGGACACAGGTCGTCGGTGGCGAGGCATCCTTTGCGGGAATCGTCGGCACGACGGTGCTGAAGGTGTTCGACTGGAATGTGGGGCGCACCGGTCTCTCGACTGCCCAGGCCGAGAAGCTCGGGCTTGACTTCGTCTCGGCGACCGTAGGCGGCGGCGACAAGCCGCATTACTACCCGGGCTCAAAGCCGATCGTGCTGCGGCTGCTTGCGGACAGGAAGACGCGCCGTCTGCTGGGAGTGCAGGGAGTGGGGCCCGGCGACGTAGTCAAGCGCATCGACGTCGCTGCGACCGCTCTCACGGGTGGCCTGACGGTGGATCAGGTGGCGGACCTGGACCTGGGTTACGCTCCGCCCTTCTCGGAGGCGCTGGACATTCTGATTCACGGGGCCAACCTGGTGCGCAACAAGCTCGACGGAACGGTGGCGGGTCTCCCTGCGGTGGATCTGAAGGCGATGCGAGATGCCGGGGAGGACTTCGTGCTGGTTGATGTCCGGACTCCGGGTGAGTTCGCGACGGGCCGGCTCGCAGGAGCAGTGCATATCCCGCTGGGCGCTCTCGGTTCGCGGTCTGGTGAGTTGCCCCGTGATAGGCCATTGGTGCTGTACTGCAAGAGCAGTCTGCGCGCCTATGAAGCCTACCGAATCCTGACCGGGCAGGGCTTCGAGGGGATGAGTATCCTCGAAGGCGGGTTGCTCGCCTGGCCCTACGAGATGGAAACAGGCGACTGA
- a CDS encoding methylenetetrahydrofolate reductase C-terminal domain-containing protein — MIASKKKPLEEILGYLQDAQSVFIVGCGDCATQCETGGETEVAQMKQALEAAGKTVTGTAVPDVTCNILDTARLLRKQKEAVAAAEAILVLSCGTGVQSVAESQESKPVYPGVDSLFSAVTARKGQIYERCVCCSDCVVGDYAGICPMARCPKGQLHGPCGGYDDGKCEVDRNQSCVWTLILERAEKTGQLERVLEHMGAAGVKDYQANRHPAELVFEPRRAGRL, encoded by the coding sequence ATGATAGCCAGCAAGAAAAAGCCCCTTGAGGAGATCCTGGGCTACCTGCAGGACGCTCAGAGCGTCTTCATCGTCGGCTGCGGCGACTGTGCGACCCAGTGTGAGACCGGCGGCGAGACAGAGGTCGCACAGATGAAGCAGGCGCTGGAGGCTGCCGGCAAGACCGTCACCGGCACGGCCGTCCCGGACGTCACCTGCAACATCCTCGACACCGCTCGGCTGCTCCGCAAGCAGAAGGAGGCCGTGGCGGCAGCCGAGGCGATCCTGGTGCTGTCCTGCGGCACCGGGGTGCAGTCAGTGGCCGAGAGCCAGGAGAGCAAGCCCGTGTATCCGGGCGTGGACAGCCTGTTCTCGGCCGTCACCGCCCGCAAGGGCCAGATCTACGAGCGCTGCGTGTGCTGCTCCGACTGTGTGGTCGGCGATTACGCAGGAATCTGCCCGATGGCGCGGTGCCCGAAGGGGCAGCTCCACGGGCCCTGCGGCGGGTATGATGACGGCAAGTGCGAGGTCGACCGCAATCAGTCCTGCGTCTGGACGCTGATCCTGGAGCGTGCGGAGAAGACCGGGCAACTCGAACGAGTCCTGGAGCATATGGGCGCCGCAGGAGTGAAGGACTACCAGGCCAACAGGCACCCGGCGGAGTTGGTCTTCGAGCCGCGCCGAGCCGGCAGGCTGTAG
- a CDS encoding methylenetetrahydrofolate reductase yields MREAIASGRFIITGEVAPPKGCHLEHMVEEAEHYRGLVAGVNVTDIQSSVMRAGSLVGCLKLKEAGLPPVLQVTCRDRNRLSLQSELLSACALGITDVLCLTGDYTTLGDHPQAKPVFDLDSVSLLRAAKRLTTGKDMAFYPDRKNPGQFIDGETLDGDPPDFCLGCVVNPGAVPVEPQIYKLLKKIEAGAEFCQTQAVYEPGKFEEFMTKLGEVPIPILAGIVVLKSPMMARYMNENVAGVTVPQWMMEELADKETRVAKSIAMSAKLVSELKPMCQGVHMMPLGWDKHVPTILQQAGVLQ; encoded by the coding sequence ATGCGGGAAGCAATTGCGTCCGGCCGGTTCATCATCACCGGGGAGGTAGCGCCGCCGAAGGGCTGCCACCTGGAGCACATGGTCGAGGAGGCTGAGCACTACCGCGGTCTCGTCGCCGGAGTAAACGTGACGGACATCCAGTCCTCCGTGATGCGCGCCGGCTCTCTGGTCGGCTGCCTGAAGCTGAAGGAGGCCGGGCTGCCGCCGGTGCTGCAGGTAACCTGCCGCGACCGCAACCGGCTGTCTCTGCAGTCCGAGTTGCTCAGCGCCTGCGCCCTGGGCATCACCGACGTGCTGTGCCTGACCGGCGACTATACGACCCTCGGCGACCATCCGCAGGCCAAGCCCGTCTTTGACCTGGATTCCGTCAGCCTGCTCAGGGCTGCGAAGCGTCTCACCACCGGCAAGGACATGGCCTTCTACCCGGACCGCAAGAACCCGGGGCAGTTCATCGACGGGGAGACCCTCGACGGCGATCCGCCCGACTTCTGCCTGGGCTGCGTCGTGAACCCGGGAGCTGTGCCGGTCGAGCCGCAGATCTACAAGCTTCTCAAGAAGATCGAGGCCGGCGCGGAGTTCTGCCAGACCCAGGCGGTCTACGAGCCCGGCAAGTTCGAGGAGTTCATGACCAAGCTGGGCGAGGTGCCGATCCCTATCCTCGCCGGGATCGTCGTCCTCAAGAGCCCGATGATGGCCCGGTACATGAACGAGAACGTCGCCGGCGTCACCGTGCCGCAGTGGATGATGGAGGAGCTGGCCGACAAGGAAACTCGGGTCGCCAAGAGCATCGCGATGAGCGCGAAGCTGGTGAGCGAGCTCAAGCCGATGTGTCAGGGCGTCCACATGATGCCCCTCGGCTGGGACAAGCATGTGCCGACGATCCTGCAGCAGGCGGGCGTCCTGCAGTAG
- a CDS encoding MoxR family ATPase, with protein MKNLTDITARLIANIETVIVGKRSAVELSVATLLSGGHMLIEDIPGVGKTMLARALAKSVGGSFRRIQFTPDLLPSDITGVSVYHQDTTKFEFRPGPIFANVVLADEINRATPKSQAALLEAMEEFQVTADGETRPLPDPFFVIATENPIEYEGTYSLPEAQLDRFMARVSLGYPNHEDEVAVLTRQMIEHPIVRVVPVVSPEEVNGLQRAVREIHVEESLKDYMVDIVGETRVHPDVELGASPRGSLALLRMAQATAAIKGRTYITPDDIKDVAVPGLAHRVIIRPDRRIQGVTAEQVVREVLDTVSVPVGGPVK; from the coding sequence ATGAAGAACTTGACGGACATCACAGCCAGGCTCATTGCCAACATCGAGACGGTCATTGTGGGGAAACGTTCCGCTGTGGAGCTTTCTGTAGCGACCTTGCTCTCCGGCGGGCACATGCTGATCGAGGACATTCCCGGTGTCGGCAAGACCATGTTGGCCAGGGCTCTGGCGAAGTCCGTCGGAGGTTCCTTCCGCCGCATCCAGTTCACCCCGGACCTGCTGCCCTCAGACATCACCGGCGTGTCGGTCTACCATCAGGATACCACGAAGTTCGAGTTCCGCCCCGGACCGATCTTCGCCAATGTGGTGCTGGCGGATGAGATCAACCGGGCGACACCGAAGTCCCAGGCCGCCTTGCTCGAGGCGATGGAGGAGTTCCAGGTAACCGCCGACGGTGAGACGCGGCCCCTGCCCGACCCCTTCTTCGTCATTGCTACAGAGAACCCCATCGAGTACGAGGGGACCTACTCCCTGCCCGAGGCACAACTGGACCGCTTCATGGCTCGCGTGAGTCTCGGCTACCCCAACCACGAGGACGAGGTTGCCGTGCTCACCCGCCAGATGATCGAGCACCCCATCGTCCGTGTAGTGCCGGTCGTGTCCCCCGAGGAGGTCAACGGTCTGCAGCGGGCGGTACGGGAGATTCACGTGGAGGAGTCGCTGAAGGACTACATGGTGGACATCGTCGGTGAGACCCGCGTTCATCCCGACGTGGAGCTTGGTGCCAGTCCCCGAGGGTCTCTTGCCCTGCTGCGAATGGCGCAGGCAACCGCCGCAATCAAGGGCCGCACCTACATCACTCCCGACGACATCAAGGATGTGGCGGTCCCCGGCCTGGCGCATCGTGTCATCATCCGCCCCGATCGACGCATCCAGGGAGTGACCGCAGAGCAGGTCGTGCGGGAGGTTCTCGACACCGTCAGCGTCCCGGTGGGAGGTCCGGTCAAGTGA